The following are encoded together in the Salvia hispanica cultivar TCC Black 2014 chromosome 6, UniMelb_Shisp_WGS_1.0, whole genome shotgun sequence genome:
- the LOC125197151 gene encoding LOW QUALITY PROTEIN: subtilisin-like protease (The sequence of the model RefSeq protein was modified relative to this genomic sequence to represent the inferred CDS: deleted 1 base in 1 codon): MASFTKINQIFLISLLFHSTIIHATEEVDNLETYIVHVDSSDTSLEELENWYRSFLGNSNSSRIVHAYKHVIKGFAARLTPDEVAIIEKYDGFLHARPQRQLSLHTTHTPNFLGLHREAGLWKDSNYGEGVIIGVLDSGVFPDHPSFSDEGMPPPPAKWKGKCEFNTTACNNKLIGARYFTTTGQGTPLDFDGHGTHVASTAAGSFVPGANFFGQANGTAVGIAPRAHLAVYKVCIDNTACSEVDILAAMDVAIEDGVDVLSLSLGGPPTRFTFDAVALGAYSAVKKGVFVSAAAGNSGPSHGTLSNEAPWILTVGASTTDRKLQVVALLGNKEEIDGEAINQPNNFSHTPLPLIYTKFCGTLKGINVGGKIIACDYKFGDLASVSAVITEASEAGVEAVILMNEESVGATKGLYPFTFPTTQVGYSEGLRIKAYINSTSDPTAAMSFKGTVIGDDRAPIVASFSSRGPSVQSPGILKPDILGPGVDILAASHVPIEGNTNSFVFNSGTSMACPHLSGVAALLKSMHPDWSPGAIKSAIMTSADTVNLAGDPIEDQTLKPADVFATGAGHVNPSRANDPGLVYDLEAPDYIPYLCGLSYTDREIGIITQERVNCSQVSSILETQLNYPSFSVLFGSDVQMYTRTVTNVGEANSSYVVKVSAPPGVGVVVEPERLDFSELGQKLTYQVTFTRDLNGDKFNFTQGFLVWSSTRYQVRSPIVAMMQDWHSSLLRNKNCVLF; this comes from the exons ATGGCCTCATTCaccaaaatcaatcaaattttcttgatttcacTCCTTTTTCACTCAACCATTATCCATGCAACTGAAGAGGTCGATAATCTAGAGACATACATCGTCCATGTAGATTCGTCCGACACAAGTCTTGAGGAACTCGAGAATTGGTACCGTTCATTTCTTGGCAACTCGAACTCCTCAAGAATAGTACATGCGTACAAACACGTGATCAAAGGCTTTGCGGCGAGGCTTACGCCTGATGAAGTGGCAATCATCGAAAAATACGACGGATTCTTGCACGCTAGGCCTCAAAGGCAGCTCTCCCTGCACACGACCCACACTCCCAACTTCCTCGGACTGCACCGTGAAGCCGGTCTCTGGAAGGACTCCAACTATGGCGAAGGTGTCATCATCGGCGTCCTCGACTCTGGGGTTTTCCCCGACCACCCCTCGTTTAGCGACGAGGGCATGCCGCCCCCGCCAGCTAAATGGAAGGGCAAGTGTGAGTTCAACACCACCGCCTGCAACAACAAGCTCATCGGTGCTAGGTACTTCACAACCACCGGACAGGGGACTCCACTCGACTTTGACGGACACGGAACTCATGTCGCAAGCACCGCCGCCGGAAGTTTCGTCCCTGGCGCCAACTTCTTCGGGCAGGCCAACGGCACTGCTGTGGGAATAGCCCCGCGGGCTCACCTAGCTGTCTACAAAGTGTGCATCGATAATACGGCTTGCTCTGAGGTCGACATCCTAGCGGCTATGGACGTCGCTATCGAAGATGGCGTTGATGTGCTTTCGCTCTCACTCGGAGGCCCCCCAACTCGGTTCACCTTCGACGCCGTTGCTCTCGGCGCTTATAGTGCCGTGAAGAAGGGCGTCTTCGTGAGCGCTGCCGCCGGTAACAGCGGACCTTCACACGGCACGCTGTCGAATGAGGCGCCGTGGATTCTAACAGTCGGAGCAAGCACAACT GACAGAAAATTACAAGTTGTTGCACTTCTTGGGAATAAAGAGGAGATAGACGGCGAGGCCATTAATCAGCCAAACAATTTTTCGCACACGCCCTTACCTTTGATCTACACCAAATTTTGCGGGACACTAAAAGGAATCAATGTTGGAGGAAAAATCATTGCATGTGATTATAAATTTGGTGATCTGGCATCAGTTTCCGCCGTAATCACAGAAGCTAGTGAGGCCGGAGTTGAAGCTGTAATTCTAATGAATGAAGAATCTGTGGGAGCGACGAAGGGTCTCTACCCTTTCACTTTCCCAACGACACAGGTCGGTTATAGCGAAGGTTTGCGGATCAAAGCCTACATAAACTCCACATCAGATCCCACCGCTGCGATGTCGTTCAAAGGGACCGTGATCGGAGACGATCGCGCTCCCATCGTCGCTTCCTTCTCCTCCAGAGGGCCGAGCGTGCAAAGCCCGGGAATCCTAAAACCTGACATTCTCGGGCCGGGCGTGGACATCCTCGCTGCCTCGCACGTTCCCATCGAAGGAAACACAAACAGCTTCGTCTTCAATTCAGGCACTTCAATGGCGTGCCCTCATCTCAGCGGGGTAGCAGCGCTGCTCAAAAGCATGCACCCCGACTGGTCGCCTGGCGCGATCAAATCAGCCATCATGACGTCGGCCGACACAGTGAACCTGGCAGGCGATCCGATCGAGGACCAAACGCTGAAGCCGGCTGATGTGTTCGCCACCGGTGCGGGGCATGTGAATCCCTCCAGGGCTAATGATCCCGGGCTTGTCTACGATCTCGAGGCCCCGGATTACATCCCTTATCTGTGTGGATTGTCGTACACAGATAGAGAAATCGGGATCATCACGCAAGAAAGGGTGAACTGCTCTCAGGTATCCAGTATACTTGAGACACAACTTAATTATCCTTCGTTTTCAGTTTTATTCGGGTCGGATGTACAGATGTACACAAGAACGGTGACGAATGTTGGAGAGGCGAATTCGTCTTACGTTGTGAAGGTCTCTGCGCCTCCTGGTGTTGGTGTGGTTGTTGAACCGGAGAGACTTGACTTCAGTGAGCTGGGACAGAAGCTGACATACCAAGTAACCTTCACCAGAGATCTGAATGGAGACAAGTTCAATTTTACACAAGGATTTCTTGTGTGGAGTTCGACTAGGTACCAGGTCAGAAGTCCGATTGTGGCAATGATGCAGGACTGGCATTCGAGTTTACTAAGGAATAAGAATTGTGTTCTATTTTAG
- the LOC125191803 gene encoding LOW QUALITY PROTEIN: subtilisin-like protease (The sequence of the model RefSeq protein was modified relative to this genomic sequence to represent the inferred CDS: substituted 1 base at 1 genomic stop codon): IKXKILLLITKYTNFLGLNMNTGVWNGTNYGEGVIIGVLDTGITPNHPSFDGKDMPPPPAKWKGTCEFTGTACNNKLIGARNFVAGGTGPPVDDEGHGTHTASTAAGNFVPGAAIFGMANGTAVGIAPRAHLAMYKVCDDACFETDILAAMDAAIDDGVDVLSLSLGGASVDFYADGIAIGAFAAIQKGIVVSASAGNAGPISSSLSNEAPWILTVGASTIDRNIVATAVLGNSAKYDGESLFQPSDFPSDKLLPLVDAGAGGNETAALCGPGALAELDVKGKIVLCQRGGGIARIDKGQTVKDAGGAAMILMNDELNAYNTIADPHVLPATHVSFDAGEKIRSYANSSSSPTASIIFKGTVIGNPLAPSVASFSSRGPSAASPGILKPDILGPGVSILAAWPVSVDNYTNEAAPFNMISGTSMSCPHLSGVAALLKSAHPDWSPAAIKSAIMTTATQANLGGKPIVDETNLPADIFAIGAGHVNPPSANDPGLLYDLQPEDYIPYLCGLNYTDEEVQAIVQEPVSCTNVTSIPEGQLNYPSMVVELPNDDSKQSFSRTVRNVGEGNSRYESVIDFHEPAPIGISVDADLWFSDVNQTKTYQIYFYRNGDTNLTYTKGALIWKSANRAVRMPISIKFV, translated from the coding sequence attaaataaaaaatactactcctaatcacaaaatatactaatttCTTAGGGTTGAACATGAATACGGGCGTTTGGAACGGCACAAACTATGGTGAAGGAGTGATCATCGGTGTCCTGGACACCGGAATCACTCCAAACCACCCCTCTTTCGACGGCAAGGACATGCCCCCGCCGCCTGCCAAGTGGAAGGGCACGTGCGAGTTCACTGGCACCGCGTGCAACAACAAGCTCATCGGCGCCAGGAATTTCGTCGCTGGGGGGACGGGGCCGCCTGTCGATGACGAGGGTCACGGCACGCACACTGCTAGCACGGCTGCCGGAAACTTTGTTCCCGGAGCCGCGATTTTCGGAATGGCCAACGGCACGGCTGTGGGAATTGCGCCGCGGGCGCATTTAGCCATGTACAAAGTTTGCGACGATGCCTGCTTCGAGACGGACATACTAGCAGCTATGGATGCCGCCATTGATGACGGCGTCGACGTGCTTTCGCTCTCCCTCGGCGGAGCTTCGGTTGATTTCTACGCCGACGGAATTGCTATCGGCGCCTTTGCAGCTATTCAGAAGGGGATTGTggtgagcgcttccgctggAAATGCCGGGCCGATTAGCTCTTCATTGTCGAACGAAGCTCCATGGATTCTCACCGTTGGTGCTAGCACCATCGACAGAAACATAGTTGCTACGGCGGTGTTAGGAAACTCGGCTAAATACGACGGCGAGTCGCTCTTTCAGCCTTCCGATTTCCCATCCGATAAACTCCTGCCTCTCGTTGACGCCGGCGCTGGCGGCAACGAGACCGCAGCTCTGTGCGGTCCCGGCGCCCTGGCAGAGCTCGACGTCAAGGGTAAGATCGTGCTCTGCCAGAGAGGCGGCGGGATCGCACGGATCGACAAGGGACAGACCGTCAAGGACGCCGGCGGCGCCGCCATGATCCTCATGAACGACGAGCTAAACGCCTACAACACCATCGCCGATCCGCACGTGCTTCCCGCCACGCACGTGAGCTTCGACGCGGGTGAGAAAATCCGGTCCTACGCAAACTCATCCTCGTCCCCGACCGCGAGCATCATCTTCAAAGGCACCGTGATCGGCAACCCGCTCGCCCCCTCGGTCGCGTCCTTCTCGTCGAGGGGGCCGAGCGCGGCCAGCCCGGGGATCCTGAAGCCGGACATCCTCGGCCCCGGCGTCAGCATCCTCGCGGCCTGGCCCGTGTCGGTCGACAACTACACGAACGAGGCCGCGCCCTTCAACATGATCTCGGGCACGTCCATGTCGTGCCCCCACCTCAGCGGGGTGGCCGCTCTTCTCAAGAGCGCCCACCCTGACTGGTCCCCAGCCGCGATCAAGTCCGCAATCATGACAACCGCCACACAGGCGAATCTCGGCGGGAAGCCCATCGTCGACGAGACGAACCTCCCCGCCGACATCTTCGCGATAGGGGCGGGCCACGTGAACCCGCCCAGCGCGAACGACCCGGGGCTCCTGTATGACCTCCAACCGGAAGACTACATTCCTTATCTGTGTGGCCTAAACTACACAGACGAGGAAGTGCAGGCGATCGTGCAGGAGCCTGTCTCCTGCACGAACGTCACAAGCATACCCGAGGGGCAGCTGAACTACCCGTCGATGGTGGTGGAGCTCCCCAACGATGATTCCAAGCAGTCGTTCTCGAGGACGGTGAGGAATGTGGGAGAGGGGAACTCGAGGTACGAGAGTGTCATCGATTTTCACGAACCTGCGCCGATCGGCATAAGCGTGGACGCTGACCTCTGGTTTTCTGATGTGAATCAGACTAAGACGTATCAGATTTACTTCTACAGAAATGGCGATACCAATCTGACTTACACTAAAGGAGCACTGATT